A genomic region of Anopheles coustani chromosome 3, idAnoCousDA_361_x.2, whole genome shotgun sequence contains the following coding sequences:
- the LOC131260215 gene encoding peroxidasin homolog isoform X1, translating to MDERKKSHPNPNHRMKRRLPRDYMVPMVLLAIVFLWTSSFSTVHAKNSAEDADEMYGDDYDDTYDDEEDDTGGLFFGSDGGGKHGADSDKSTSTTTGTAKASSTTTGSPPEISFVDMEDQSMEHEDGYACPNECSCSEMTKFLNCSHRSLTDIPAGLPGNVLRLDLSHNNLKQLNVEAFQNCTGLQMLLLTGNVIEQFDKELLLKMDRLVLLDLSSNQLAHLDSDSFSEVDKSLRRLHLSNNPIVLPDSGPFLELPELEELYLDSCNLTELPDETFSELRGLALLDLFGNQFDEDMSVDVFEPLNHLMKLRLPTLSESTVRELCDKVPRIDVIDLTVHNISCFYLASDSSFEESILVDVPKTPEPISTTKEPTTPRPTRKSQHNINEIRQEYKSSTSKLQASDSVLQTTTVPTQRNNSSQSGSFPSSASITHTGAAPVDDDHAVVKTSSTESNGDDGQPASLLSSISPETMKQLLMAIIGATVLALIVGVICRRTGIKAKLCGTKRRPAPTDQVRPAEEVPLNKV from the exons AtggacgaaagaaagaaatctcACCCCAACCCGAACCATAGGATGAAGCGTAGATTGCCGAGGGACTACATGGTCCCGATGGTGCTGTTGGCGATAGTCTTTCTTTGGACATCGAG CTTTAGCACGGTACATGCTAAGAATTCGGCAGAAGATGCGGATGAAATGTATGGGGACGACTACGACGATACGTACGATGACGAAGAGGATGATACCGGAGGTTTATTCTTCGGATCCGATGGTGGAGGTAAACACGGTGCTGACAGTGATAAATCGACGTCCACGACTACTGGAACGGCGAAGGCGTCATCTACCACCACTGGCAGTCCTCCGGAAATAAGTTTTGTTGATATGGAAG aCCAATCCATGGAACACGAAGACGGCTATGCGTGCCCGAATGAGTGCAGCTGTTCGGAGATGACAAAGTTTCTAAACTGTTCTCACCGCTCGCTGACCGACATCCCGGCCGGCTTACCCGGCAACGTGCTTCGACTGGATCTGAGTCATAACAACCTGAAGCAACTGAATGTGGAAGCGTTTCAGAACTGTACCGGCCTGCAGATGCTGCTGCTTACTGGCAACGTGATCGAGCAGTTCGATAAAGAGTTGTTACTGAAGATGGACCGATTGGTGTTACTCGATCTCTCCTCCAATCAACTGGCCCATCTGGATAGTGACAGTTTTAGTGAGGTAGACAAATCGCTGCGACGGCTTCACCTGAGTAACAATCCAATCGTGCTACCGGACAGTGGACCGTTTTTGGAGTTACCAGAGCTGGAAGAGCTGTACTTGGACAGCTGCAATCTGACCGAGCTGCCAGACGAAACGTTCAGTGAACTGAGAGGACTCGCCCTGCTCGATCTCTTCGGCAATCAGTTCGATGAG GATATGAGTGTTGACGTGTTCGAACCACTAAATCATTTGATGAAATTGAGACTACCAACGCTGTCGGAAAGCACGGTCCGGGAACTGTGTGATAAAGTTCCACGGATCGATGTGATTGACCTAACAGTGCACAACATCAGCTGCTTCTATCTCGCTTCAGACAGTTCGTTCGAGGAGAGCATCTTAGTGGACGTACCGAAAACTCCGGAACCGATCAGCACAACCAAAG AGCCCACAACGCCACGCCCGACAAGGAAATCGCAGCACAATATTAACGAAATCCGACAAGAGTACAAATCGTCCACTTCCAAACTGCAAGCATCTGATTCGGTGCTGCAGACCACCACGGTACCAACACAGCGCAATAATTCCTCGCAGTCAGGATCATTCCCTTCGTCCGCGTCGATCACACATACCGGGGCCGCACCGGTGGACGACGACCATGCAGTGGTCAAAACGTCTTCCACAGAGTCTAACGGGGATGACGGGCAGCCAGCGTCACTACTGTCGTCGATATCGCCCGAAACAATGAAGCAGCTTCTGATGGCCATCATCGGCGCAACCGTACTGGCGTTGATCGTCGGTGTGATCTGCCGACGGACCGGCATCAAGGCGAAATTGTGCGGCACGAAGCGACGGCCTGCGCCAACCGATCAGGTTCGTCCAGCGGAGGAGGTCCCGCTGAACAAGGTCTAA
- the LOC131260215 gene encoding toll-like receptor 2 type-1 isoform X2: protein MYGDDYDDTYDDEEDDTGGLFFGSDGGGKHGADSDKSTSTTTGTAKASSTTTGSPPEISFVDMEDQSMEHEDGYACPNECSCSEMTKFLNCSHRSLTDIPAGLPGNVLRLDLSHNNLKQLNVEAFQNCTGLQMLLLTGNVIEQFDKELLLKMDRLVLLDLSSNQLAHLDSDSFSEVDKSLRRLHLSNNPIVLPDSGPFLELPELEELYLDSCNLTELPDETFSELRGLALLDLFGNQFDEDMSVDVFEPLNHLMKLRLPTLSESTVRELCDKVPRIDVIDLTVHNISCFYLASDSSFEESILVDVPKTPEPISTTKEPTTPRPTRKSQHNINEIRQEYKSSTSKLQASDSVLQTTTVPTQRNNSSQSGSFPSSASITHTGAAPVDDDHAVVKTSSTESNGDDGQPASLLSSISPETMKQLLMAIIGATVLALIVGVICRRTGIKAKLCGTKRRPAPTDQVRPAEEVPLNKV from the exons ATGTATGGGGACGACTACGACGATACGTACGATGACGAAGAGGATGATACCGGAGGTTTATTCTTCGGATCCGATGGTGGAGGTAAACACGGTGCTGACAGTGATAAATCGACGTCCACGACTACTGGAACGGCGAAGGCGTCATCTACCACCACTGGCAGTCCTCCGGAAATAAGTTTTGTTGATATGGAAG aCCAATCCATGGAACACGAAGACGGCTATGCGTGCCCGAATGAGTGCAGCTGTTCGGAGATGACAAAGTTTCTAAACTGTTCTCACCGCTCGCTGACCGACATCCCGGCCGGCTTACCCGGCAACGTGCTTCGACTGGATCTGAGTCATAACAACCTGAAGCAACTGAATGTGGAAGCGTTTCAGAACTGTACCGGCCTGCAGATGCTGCTGCTTACTGGCAACGTGATCGAGCAGTTCGATAAAGAGTTGTTACTGAAGATGGACCGATTGGTGTTACTCGATCTCTCCTCCAATCAACTGGCCCATCTGGATAGTGACAGTTTTAGTGAGGTAGACAAATCGCTGCGACGGCTTCACCTGAGTAACAATCCAATCGTGCTACCGGACAGTGGACCGTTTTTGGAGTTACCAGAGCTGGAAGAGCTGTACTTGGACAGCTGCAATCTGACCGAGCTGCCAGACGAAACGTTCAGTGAACTGAGAGGACTCGCCCTGCTCGATCTCTTCGGCAATCAGTTCGATGAG GATATGAGTGTTGACGTGTTCGAACCACTAAATCATTTGATGAAATTGAGACTACCAACGCTGTCGGAAAGCACGGTCCGGGAACTGTGTGATAAAGTTCCACGGATCGATGTGATTGACCTAACAGTGCACAACATCAGCTGCTTCTATCTCGCTTCAGACAGTTCGTTCGAGGAGAGCATCTTAGTGGACGTACCGAAAACTCCGGAACCGATCAGCACAACCAAAG AGCCCACAACGCCACGCCCGACAAGGAAATCGCAGCACAATATTAACGAAATCCGACAAGAGTACAAATCGTCCACTTCCAAACTGCAAGCATCTGATTCGGTGCTGCAGACCACCACGGTACCAACACAGCGCAATAATTCCTCGCAGTCAGGATCATTCCCTTCGTCCGCGTCGATCACACATACCGGGGCCGCACCGGTGGACGACGACCATGCAGTGGTCAAAACGTCTTCCACAGAGTCTAACGGGGATGACGGGCAGCCAGCGTCACTACTGTCGTCGATATCGCCCGAAACAATGAAGCAGCTTCTGATGGCCATCATCGGCGCAACCGTACTGGCGTTGATCGTCGGTGTGATCTGCCGACGGACCGGCATCAAGGCGAAATTGTGCGGCACGAAGCGACGGCCTGCGCCAACCGATCAGGTTCGTCCAGCGGAGGAGGTCCCGCTGAACAAGGTCTAA